The following coding sequences lie in one Primulina huaijiensis isolate GDHJ02 chromosome 2, ASM1229523v2, whole genome shotgun sequence genomic window:
- the LOC140968639 gene encoding lipid phosphate phosphatase delta-like, whose product MESITGWQVTILCGIALWIVVSSILNLTGKIRSLTQPWVLHCVVSGTPIILRIQKYQNTYLDALFSGMSCVVSVPFYTAFLPFVFWTGHCKLARQMTLLMAFCDYIGNCTKDVVSAPRPSSSLVRRLTATKDEEENAMEYGLPSSHTLNTVCLSGYLFHYILSYSGYNVYTAVMGFSMVCLLVGLIGLGKIYLGMHSLIDVIVGLAMGLGILAIWLSTSEYLDNFIVSGPNVASFWAALSFLLLFAYPTPECPTPSFEFHTAFNGVSLGIVIGVHLTFHQFHHENVARIFFPQLPVPTFVGRIFLGIPTILLVKYCSKALAKWILPIVANALGIQIRSTSYLPALKGGMSPNKKLDEVKQLGCVQKLFFFTEQTSFDVDTGIRFIQYSGLAWSVVDLVPSLFSFLGL is encoded by the exons ATGGAAAGCATCACAGGGTGGCAAGTGACTATTCTATGTGGGATAGCATTGTGGATTGTGGTTTCTTCGATTTTAAATTTGACTGGAAAGATCAGATCTTTAACACAGCCATGGGTTTTGCACTGTGTCGTTTCTGGCACTCCAATTATTCTCCGGATCCAG AAATACCAGAATACGTATTTGGATGCCTTGTTTTCCGGGATGTCTTGTGTTGTTTCTGTGCCTTTTTACACTGCTTTTCTTCCTTTCGTTTTCTGG ACTGGGCATTGCAAATTGGCTAGGCAGATGACTCTCTTGATGGCCTTTTGTGATTACATCGGAAACTGCACAAAG GATGTAGTATCGGCACCTAGACCTAGTTCTTCGCTTGTTAGGAGATTAACAGCGACCAAAGACGAGGAAGAGAATGCAATGGAATACGGATTACCTTCTTCGCACACTCTTAATACCGTTTGCTTGTCAGG GTATCTGTTTCATTACATTCTGTCCTACTCTGGTTATAACGTCTACACTGCTGTAATGGGATTCAGCATGGTTTGTCTGCTTGTGGGACTCATTGGCTTGGGCAA GATATACCTGGGAATGCATAGCTTGATTGATGTTATTGTTGGTCTAGCTATGGGATTGGGGATCCTGGCAATCTGGCTCTCTACTTCTGAATACTTGGATAATTTCATAGTCTCGGGTCCAAATG TTGCATCATTTTGGGCCGCTCTTAGTTTCTTGTTACTCTTTGCCTACCCAACGCCTGAATGTCCGACCCCTAGTTTTGAGTTCCACACTGCCTTCAATGGTGTTTCCTTGGGAATT GTGATCGGGGTCCACCTAACGTTTCATCAGTTTCACCATGAAAATGTTGCACGAATATTTTTCCCTCAGCTGCCAGTTCCCACATTTGTCGGTAGAATTTTTTTGGGCATTCCAACCATTCTTCTCGTGAAGTATTGCAGCAAGGCTCTTGCGAAATGGATTCTTCCCATTGTTGCGAATGCTTTGGGAATTCAAATAAGGTCAACCAGCTATTTACCTGCCTTAAAAGGTGGGATGTCTCCTAATAAGAAGTTGGATGAAGTTAAGCAATTAGGGTGTGTCCAGAAACTATTCTTTTTCACCGAGCAGACTTCATTTGATGTTGATACTGGCATAAGGTTCATTCAGTATTCTGGTCTTGCTTGGTCTGTTGTTGACCTTGTTCCTTCTCTATTTTCTTTCCTCGGCTTGTGA